A genomic window from Anopheles ziemanni chromosome X, idAnoZiCoDA_A2_x.2, whole genome shotgun sequence includes:
- the LOC131290406 gene encoding putative cyclin-dependent serine/threonine-protein kinase DDB_G0272797/DDB_G0274007, with the protein MTGFKLRHRFGKLLLCGTLYFLLFFFQLIAAACLAGVVLAQDYQEYRQAPLRIGTKAEEPKPTPVPILKQINRHNEDGSYTYGYEGADGSFKIETKLATGEVKGKYGYVDENGKVKVVEYGANKYGFQPSGEGITVPPPTLVDETTGKDDLLDEDNDNVPLAPRQQKHRPASKPRYQEVPAHHQHQQQQHQPHQQPHQQPQQQRPQYYDYEDQQQPQQLPQPKYQPAPQYVQRSHFGGSPAAAGPAPPRAQVPNAVPVDVVYSPKQLPARPEAEYRSVGPQTFPGVAPEPKIRFSQPAFAQAALPPQHAPAKSANHAPQPAFAPAPLPQPRPQPAVYQPRPAQGRSTSVLDQLAKDYALPQGGSAPLHDITFGYY; encoded by the exons ATGACTGGATTCAAACTG CGCCATAGATTTGGAAAGCTCCTTCTTTGCGGAACCCTTTattttttgctctttttttttcagttgatCGCTGCCGCCTGCCTGGCCGGTGTCGTGCTCGCCCAGGACTACCAGGAATATCGCCAGGCACCGCTCCGAATCGGTACCAAGGCCGAGGAGCCAAAGCCGACGCCAGTGCCGATCCTGAAGCAGATCAACAG GCACAACGAAGACGGGTCGTACACCTATGGCTACGAGGGTGCGGACGGTTCGTTCAAGATCGAAACGAAGCTGGCTACCGGTGAGGTGAAGGGCAAGTATGGCTACGTGGATGAGAATGGAAAGGTGAAGGTCGTCGAGTACGGCGCCAACAAGTACGGCTTCCAGCCATCCGGCGAGGGTATTACCGTGCCGCCACCGACCCTGGTTGACGAAACGACTGGCAAGGATGATCTGCTCGACGAGGACAACGACAACGTGCCGCTGGCACCGCGCCAACAG AAGCACCGCCCTGCCTCTAAACCTCGCTACCAGGAAGTGCCGGCGCACCatcagcaccaacagcagcagcaccagcctCATCAGCAGCCTCACCAGCAGCCTCAGCAGCAGCGTCCTCAGTACTACGACTACGAGGACCAGCAGCAGCCTCAGCAGCTGCCTCAGCCGAAGTACCAGCCGGCACCGCAGTACGTCCAACGCTCCCACTTCGGTGGCTCCCCGGCCGCCGCTGGCCCCGCGCCCCCACGCGCTCAAGTCCCCAACGCCGTCCCCGTCGACGTAGTGTACTCGCCGAAGCAGCTGCCCGCACGCCCCGAAGCCGAGTACCGCAGCGTTGGCCCGCAGACCTTCCCCGGTGTGGCGCCCGAGCCGAAGATCCGCTTCTCGCAGCCCGCTTTCGCGCAGGCCGCCCTTCCCCCGCAGCACGCTCCCGCCAAGTCCGCCAAT CACGCCCCACAGCCCGCCTTCGCACCGGCCCCTCTTCCACAGCCCCGTCCCCAGCCGGCCGTCTACCAGCCCCGTCCGGCCCAGGGACGCAGCACCAGCGTCCTGGACCAGCTGGCTAAGGACTACGCGCTGCCACAGGGTGGTTCCGCGCCGCTGCACGACATCACCTTCGGTTACTACTAA